A DNA window from Paenibacillus andongensis contains the following coding sequences:
- a CDS encoding response regulator transcription factor, whose translation MMYQLLIVDDEKTVVDSLALTIPWSDYGIEAVYQAYSAADALKIAEEQAIDVLITDIRMPEMDGLELIEHINRLSRKVKCIILSGHDDFLYAQKAMQQSAFNYLLKPVVIEELVASVQSAIETLQAEWKEISSYQRIQYTLQSNLPLLKDQLLGDLLKKKPMPASVLQERLSLLRLSFQKGDPFMLMLVRLEEDFSGYDLKSLSLLEYAVTNIAEEVFQDVFELWHGTSEQGYLVFLFKPRERTEAMKLVDSFAVKLQNHVQTYLKGNISICLSPVSVFPDSIAELYQQAVSTINRNVGANKSYFITLGDDESNNLLESSPINLFEPPLLPQLLESGSWDEALMKLEHTLQLSSPEADYTYDQLFSVFLYLSSSLSIGILKNGGNLEEQIGEDFELFLRKTSFLSKQRLYDWAAKVIANLKRSSSTYLESTQNIITAKVRSFIQEHLSEGVSLQMVADYIGLHPVYLSKVYKTVTGETIGDYLFALRMDKAAYLLKSTDLKISDISSKLGFLATPHFIKIFKKHFGSTPQEYRNDG comes from the coding sequence TATCAATTATTAATCGTGGATGATGAGAAAACGGTCGTCGACAGCCTTGCACTGACGATCCCTTGGTCGGATTACGGAATCGAGGCCGTGTATCAGGCATATTCCGCCGCCGATGCGCTGAAGATTGCAGAGGAACAAGCAATCGATGTACTTATTACCGATATTCGGATGCCGGAGATGGACGGTCTCGAATTGATCGAGCACATCAACCGGTTGTCCCGAAAGGTAAAATGCATTATTTTATCTGGCCATGACGATTTTCTATATGCACAGAAAGCGATGCAGCAAAGTGCTTTTAACTATTTGCTCAAACCTGTCGTGATTGAGGAGCTGGTGGCCTCCGTCCAAAGCGCTATCGAAACGCTTCAAGCCGAATGGAAAGAGATCAGCTCCTATCAGCGTATTCAATATACGCTTCAATCCAACCTTCCCTTGCTAAAAGACCAATTACTGGGCGACCTGCTCAAGAAGAAGCCGATGCCAGCTTCTGTACTGCAGGAACGCCTTTCCCTATTGAGATTGTCTTTCCAAAAAGGTGACCCTTTTATGCTCATGCTCGTGCGCCTCGAAGAAGATTTCTCTGGCTACGACCTGAAGTCTCTCTCCTTGCTGGAGTATGCCGTGACGAATATCGCGGAAGAAGTGTTTCAAGACGTTTTTGAATTATGGCACGGCACTTCCGAGCAAGGATATCTTGTCTTTCTCTTTAAGCCGCGGGAACGTACGGAAGCGATGAAGCTAGTCGATTCTTTCGCGGTGAAGCTGCAAAACCATGTCCAGACCTATTTGAAAGGCAATATATCGATTTGTCTAAGTCCGGTCAGCGTGTTTCCTGACTCGATCGCCGAGTTATATCAACAAGCCGTTTCCACGATCAACCGAAATGTAGGAGCGAATAAAAGCTACTTCATTACGCTTGGCGATGACGAATCGAACAACCTACTCGAGTCGTCACCGATCAACTTGTTCGAACCCCCACTTCTCCCTCAATTGCTCGAATCAGGCAGTTGGGACGAAGCCCTTATGAAATTGGAGCATACCCTTCAGTTATCGAGCCCCGAGGCTGACTATACTTACGACCAGTTGTTTTCTGTCTTCTTGTACTTGTCCTCTTCGCTTTCGATCGGCATTCTCAAAAATGGCGGTAACCTGGAGGAGCAGATAGGCGAAGATTTTGAATTGTTTCTTAGAAAAACAAGCTTTTTATCCAAACAGCGCTTATATGACTGGGCCGCCAAAGTAATAGCAAATTTGAAAAGAAGCTCCAGCACCTATCTGGAGAGCACTCAAAATATCATCACGGCCAAAGTCCGTTCCTTTATTCAGGAGCATCTCTCCGAAGGCGTGTCCTTGCAGATGGTTGCCGACTACATCGGTCTCCATCCGGTGTATTTATCTAAAGTCTATAAAACCGTAACCGGAGAAACCATCGGCGATTATTTATTCGCGCTGCGCATGGATAAAGCGGCATATCTGTTAAAAAGCACCGATCTAAAGATTTCCGACATCAGCTCCAAACTAGGCTTTCTTGCCACGCCTCATTTCATTAAAATCTTTAAAAAGCACTTTGGCAGCACCCCACAAGAATATCGAAACGACGGTTAA